The following coding sequences are from one Loxodonta africana isolate mLoxAfr1 chromosome 18, mLoxAfr1.hap2, whole genome shotgun sequence window:
- the MSL1 gene encoding male-specific lethal 1 homolog isoform X2: MRSAVFKAAAAPAGGNPEQRLDYERAAALGGPEDEPGAAEAHFLPRHRKLKEPGPPLASSQGGSPAPSPAGCGGKGRGLLLPAGAAPGQQEESWGGSVPLPCPPPATKQAGIGGEPAAAGAGCSPRPKYQAVLPIQTGSLVAAAKEPTPWAGDKGGATPPAATASDPAGPPPLPLPGPPPLAPTATAGTLAASEGRWKSMRKSPLGGGGGSGASSQAACLKQILLLQLDLIEQQQQQLQAKEKEIEELKSERDTLLARIERMERRMQLVKKDNEKERHKLFQGYETEEREETELSEKIKLECQPELSETSQALPPKPFSCGRSGKGHKRKSPFGSTERKTPVKKLAPEFSKVKTKTPKHSPIKEEPCGSLSETVCKRELRSQETPEKPRSSVDTPPRLSTLQKGPSGHPKEKAFSSEIEDLPYLSTTEMYLCRWHQPPPSPLPLRESSPKKEETVAIPSWRDHSVEPLRDPNPSDLLENLDDSVFSKRHAKLELDEKRRKRWDIQRIREQRILQRLQLRMYKKKGIQESEPEVTSFFPEPDDVESLMITPFLPVVAFGRPLPKLTPQNFELPWLDERSRCRLEIQKKQTPHRTCRK, translated from the exons ATGAGATCCGCAGTGTTCAAGGCGGCCGCGGCCCCTGCCGGCGGCAACCCTGAGCAGCGACTGGACTACGAGCGGGCTGCGGCGCTGGGCGGGCCGGAGGACGAGCCCGGGGCGGCCGAAGCCCACTTCCTCCCCCGGCACCGTAAGCTCAAGGAGCCGGGGCCCCCGCTGGCCTCCTCCCAGGGCGGGAGCCCCGCGCCGTCCCCGGCCGGCTGCGGCGGCAAGGGCCGGGGCTTGTTACTCCCGGCTGGGGCGGCCCCCGGGCAGCAGGAAGAGAGCTGGGGCGGCTCGGTGCCCTTACCCTGCCCGCCCCCGGCCACCAAACAAGCCGGCATTGGGGGGGAGCCAGCGGCCGCCGGAGCTGGCTGCAGCCCCCGGCCCAAGTATCAGGCGGTGCTGCCCATTCAGACGGGCTCTCTCGTGGCGGCGGCCAAAGAGCCTACGCCCTGGGCTGGGGACAAGGGTGGGGCGACTCCCCCAGCTGCCACCGCCTCGGACCCGGCGGGACCCCCACCACTACCTCTGCCCGGGCCGCCACCCCTCGCGCCCACCGCCACCGCCGGGACCCTGGCGGCAAGCGAGGGCAGATGGAAGAGTATGAGGAAGAGCCCTCTCGGTGGTGGCGGCGGCTCGGGAGCCTCCAGTCAGGCCGCCTGCCTCAAACAGATCCTTTTGCTGCAATTGGACCTCAtcgaacagcagcagcagcagctgcaggCCAAGGAAAAGGAAATCGAGGAGCTGAAGTCTGAGAGAGACACG CTCCTTGCTCGGATTGAACGTATGGAAAGGCGGATGCAGCTGGTAAAGAAGGATAACGAGAAAGAAAGGCACAAGTTGTTTCAGGGCTATGAAActgaagagagagaggaaacggAGCTATCAGAGAAAATTAAACTGGAGTGCCAGCCGGAGCTTTCGGAGACATCCCAGGCTCTGCCTCCCAAGCCTTTCTCATGTGGGCGGAGTGGAAAGGGACACAAAAG GAAATCCCCATTCGGAAGTACAGAAAGAAAGACTCCTGTTAAAAAGCTGGCTCCTGAATTTTCCAAAgtcaaaacaaaaacacctaAGCACTCTCCCATTAAAGAGGAGCCCTGTGGTTCCTTATCTGAAACTGTTTGTAAACGTGAATTGAGGAGCCAAGAAACTCCAGAAAAGCCCCGGTCTTCAGTGGACACCCCACCAAGACTCTCCACTCTCCAGAAGGGACCCAGTGGCCATCCCAAGGAGAAAGCCTTCTCAAGTGAGATAGAAGATTTGCCGTACCTTTCCACCACAGAAATGTATTTGTGTCGTTGGCACCAGCCTCCCCCATCACCGTTACCATTACGGGAATCCTCTCCAAAGAAGGAGGAGACTGTAGCAA ttccTTCTTGGAGGGACCATTCAGTAGAGCCTCTAAGGGACCCAAATCCTTCAGACCTTTTGGAG AACCTGGATGACAGTGTGTTTTCGAAGCGGCATGCAAAACTGGAGCTGGatgagaagagaaggaaaag ATGGGATATTCAGAGGATCAGGGAACAAAGAATTTTACAGCGACTGCAGCTcagaatgtataaaaagaaaggaattcAGGAATCTGAGCCTGAGGTTACCTCATTTTTCCCTGAGCCAGATGATG TTGAAAGTTTGATGATTACCCCCTTCTTGCCTGTTGTAGCATTTGGACGACCATTACCAAAATTAACTCCACA GAATTTTGAGCTGCCCTGGTTGGATGAGCGTAGTCGATGCAGGTTGGAGATCCAGAAGAAGCAAACACCTCACCGGACGTGTAGGAAATAG
- the MSL1 gene encoding male-specific lethal 1 homolog isoform X1, whose protein sequence is MRSAVFKAAAAPAGGNPEQRLDYERAAALGGPEDEPGAAEAHFLPRHRKLKEPGPPLASSQGGSPAPSPAGCGGKGRGLLLPAGAAPGQQEESWGGSVPLPCPPPATKQAGIGGEPAAAGAGCSPRPKYQAVLPIQTGSLVAAAKEPTPWAGDKGGATPPAATASDPAGPPPLPLPGPPPLAPTATAGTLAASEGRWKSMRKSPLGGGGGSGASSQAACLKQILLLQLDLIEQQQQQLQAKEKEIEELKSERDTLLARIERMERRMQLVKKDNEKERHKLFQGYETEEREETELSEKIKLECQPELSETSQALPPKPFSCGRSGKGHKRKSPFGSTERKTPVKKLAPEFSKVKTKTPKHSPIKEEPCGSLSETVCKRELRSQETPEKPRSSVDTPPRLSTLQKGPSGHPKEKAFSSEIEDLPYLSTTEMYLCRWHQPPPSPLPLRESSPKKEETVARCLMPSSVAGETSVLAVPSWRDHSVEPLRDPNPSDLLENLDDSVFSKRHAKLELDEKRRKRWDIQRIREQRILQRLQLRMYKKKGIQESEPEVTSFFPEPDDVESLMITPFLPVVAFGRPLPKLTPQNFELPWLDERSRCRLEIQKKQTPHRTCRK, encoded by the exons ATGAGATCCGCAGTGTTCAAGGCGGCCGCGGCCCCTGCCGGCGGCAACCCTGAGCAGCGACTGGACTACGAGCGGGCTGCGGCGCTGGGCGGGCCGGAGGACGAGCCCGGGGCGGCCGAAGCCCACTTCCTCCCCCGGCACCGTAAGCTCAAGGAGCCGGGGCCCCCGCTGGCCTCCTCCCAGGGCGGGAGCCCCGCGCCGTCCCCGGCCGGCTGCGGCGGCAAGGGCCGGGGCTTGTTACTCCCGGCTGGGGCGGCCCCCGGGCAGCAGGAAGAGAGCTGGGGCGGCTCGGTGCCCTTACCCTGCCCGCCCCCGGCCACCAAACAAGCCGGCATTGGGGGGGAGCCAGCGGCCGCCGGAGCTGGCTGCAGCCCCCGGCCCAAGTATCAGGCGGTGCTGCCCATTCAGACGGGCTCTCTCGTGGCGGCGGCCAAAGAGCCTACGCCCTGGGCTGGGGACAAGGGTGGGGCGACTCCCCCAGCTGCCACCGCCTCGGACCCGGCGGGACCCCCACCACTACCTCTGCCCGGGCCGCCACCCCTCGCGCCCACCGCCACCGCCGGGACCCTGGCGGCAAGCGAGGGCAGATGGAAGAGTATGAGGAAGAGCCCTCTCGGTGGTGGCGGCGGCTCGGGAGCCTCCAGTCAGGCCGCCTGCCTCAAACAGATCCTTTTGCTGCAATTGGACCTCAtcgaacagcagcagcagcagctgcaggCCAAGGAAAAGGAAATCGAGGAGCTGAAGTCTGAGAGAGACACG CTCCTTGCTCGGATTGAACGTATGGAAAGGCGGATGCAGCTGGTAAAGAAGGATAACGAGAAAGAAAGGCACAAGTTGTTTCAGGGCTATGAAActgaagagagagaggaaacggAGCTATCAGAGAAAATTAAACTGGAGTGCCAGCCGGAGCTTTCGGAGACATCCCAGGCTCTGCCTCCCAAGCCTTTCTCATGTGGGCGGAGTGGAAAGGGACACAAAAG GAAATCCCCATTCGGAAGTACAGAAAGAAAGACTCCTGTTAAAAAGCTGGCTCCTGAATTTTCCAAAgtcaaaacaaaaacacctaAGCACTCTCCCATTAAAGAGGAGCCCTGTGGTTCCTTATCTGAAACTGTTTGTAAACGTGAATTGAGGAGCCAAGAAACTCCAGAAAAGCCCCGGTCTTCAGTGGACACCCCACCAAGACTCTCCACTCTCCAGAAGGGACCCAGTGGCCATCCCAAGGAGAAAGCCTTCTCAAGTGAGATAGAAGATTTGCCGTACCTTTCCACCACAGAAATGTATTTGTGTCGTTGGCACCAGCCTCCCCCATCACCGTTACCATTACGGGAATCCTCTCCAAAGAAGGAGGAGACTGTAGCAA GGTGTCTGATGCCATCAAGTGTTGCAGGAGAAACTTCAGTCTTGGCTG ttccTTCTTGGAGGGACCATTCAGTAGAGCCTCTAAGGGACCCAAATCCTTCAGACCTTTTGGAG AACCTGGATGACAGTGTGTTTTCGAAGCGGCATGCAAAACTGGAGCTGGatgagaagagaaggaaaag ATGGGATATTCAGAGGATCAGGGAACAAAGAATTTTACAGCGACTGCAGCTcagaatgtataaaaagaaaggaattcAGGAATCTGAGCCTGAGGTTACCTCATTTTTCCCTGAGCCAGATGATG TTGAAAGTTTGATGATTACCCCCTTCTTGCCTGTTGTAGCATTTGGACGACCATTACCAAAATTAACTCCACA GAATTTTGAGCTGCCCTGGTTGGATGAGCGTAGTCGATGCAGGTTGGAGATCCAGAAGAAGCAAACACCTCACCGGACGTGTAGGAAATAG